One stretch of Limnohabitans sp. DNA includes these proteins:
- a CDS encoding FmdB family zinc ribbon protein, with translation MPIYAYKCDACGHAKDVLQKISDAPLTDCPACGAPKFHKQLTAPGFQLKGTGWYATDFKGSGASAAAAPAAAATDAVASPAPAVGGETSSAASTSNSACATSCACH, from the coding sequence ATGCCCATTTACGCTTACAAATGCGACGCCTGCGGCCATGCCAAGGATGTTCTGCAAAAAATCAGCGATGCGCCCCTGACCGACTGCCCGGCTTGTGGAGCCCCTAAATTCCATAAACAACTCACGGCACCTGGCTTTCAACTCAAGGGCACCGGCTGGTATGCCACGGATTTCAAGGGATCAGGTGCATCGGCAGCAGCAGCCCCTGCAGCAGCAGCCACCGATGCCGTGGCCAGCCCAGCGCCTGCAGTGGGCGGCGAGACGAGTTCTGCAGCTTCCACCAGCAACAGCGCCTGTGCGACGTCTTGTGCTTGCCACTGA
- a CDS encoding DUF502 domain-containing protein yields the protein MIQRSFKQYFITGLLVWLPMGITVWVIMWLVGVLDAIFLAVLHAADTLIPGIHASAEYLRGVPGLGVLIVAVVIFATGVFVANMFGQWWLRKWHGMMNRIPVVRSIYTSVKQVADTLFSGSGHAFSKALLVQYPRQGSWTVAFLTGTPGGEVVTHMNQPMVSVYVPTTPNPTSGFFLMMPKADVVELDMTVDDALKYIISMGVMVPPIRAAKPGADALKTPQAT from the coding sequence ATGATCCAACGCAGCTTCAAACAGTACTTCATCACCGGCTTGTTGGTGTGGCTTCCCATGGGCATCACGGTGTGGGTGATCATGTGGTTGGTCGGGGTGCTCGATGCCATCTTCCTGGCGGTTCTCCACGCCGCTGACACCCTCATTCCGGGGATCCATGCCAGCGCCGAATACCTTCGTGGGGTGCCTGGCTTGGGGGTCCTGATTGTGGCGGTGGTGATCTTTGCCACTGGTGTCTTTGTGGCCAATATGTTTGGTCAGTGGTGGTTGCGCAAATGGCACGGCATGATGAACCGCATCCCCGTGGTGCGCAGCATCTACACCAGCGTCAAGCAAGTGGCAGACACCTTGTTTTCGGGCAGCGGCCATGCCTTTTCTAAGGCGCTGTTGGTGCAATACCCCCGGCAAGGCTCGTGGACCGTGGCCTTTTTAACGGGCACCCCCGGCGGTGAAGTGGTCACCCATATGAACCAGCCCATGGTCAGTGTGTATGTGCCGACCACTCCCAACCCGACATCGGGGTTCTTTTTGATGATGCCCAAGGCAGATGTGGTCGAGCTCGACATGACCGTGGACGACGCCCTGAAATACATCATCTCCATGGGCGTGATGGTGCCCCCCATTCGTGCAGCCAAACCTGGGGCGGATGCCTTGAAGACCCCGCAAGCCACCTGA
- a CDS encoding TIM44-like domain-containing protein: MNSKLVTLMLAGVMALGSLNAEAARRMGGGKSVGQQSNQVTKRDAAPQTPAAPAQNAAPANAAKPGAAPAAAAPKRPWGAMLGGLAAGLGLAWLASSLGMGEAFGNILMALLIGVAVVAVIGMVMRARRGGVAQSGGLAYQGAGGSSQNPATFKQYSPNNVGNDASARPWESQNTRFDGSTASQSTGSMIGSGIGSGLNVHSSDPLSGSQTWGIPAGFDVDNFVSAAKRNFVTLQDAWDRSDISALRAMMTDAMVVEIRNQLAEREAQFPGQPNKTEVVMLDAQLLGIEEQADVYMASVEFNGMIREDASSGPSPFREVWNMTKSKQGGGWLVAGVQALQ, encoded by the coding sequence ATGAACAGCAAACTTGTTACCCTGATGCTCGCTGGCGTGATGGCCTTGGGCAGTCTGAACGCCGAGGCTGCACGCCGCATGGGTGGCGGCAAGTCTGTCGGACAGCAATCCAACCAAGTGACCAAGCGCGATGCCGCACCCCAAACACCGGCTGCACCAGCGCAAAACGCCGCTCCTGCCAATGCCGCCAAACCCGGTGCTGCCCCTGCTGCGGCCGCACCCAAGCGCCCATGGGGCGCGATGTTGGGTGGCTTGGCCGCTGGCTTGGGTTTGGCCTGGTTGGCCAGCTCACTCGGCATGGGTGAAGCCTTTGGCAACATCTTGATGGCTTTGTTGATTGGCGTGGCAGTGGTTGCCGTGATCGGCATGGTCATGCGAGCCCGCCGTGGTGGCGTGGCTCAGTCGGGTGGCTTGGCTTACCAAGGTGCCGGCGGATCATCTCAAAACCCGGCCACTTTCAAACAGTACAGTCCCAACAACGTGGGCAACGATGCTTCCGCCCGCCCTTGGGAAAGCCAAAACACTCGATTTGACGGTTCAACGGCCTCCCAGTCCACCGGTTCCATGATCGGTTCGGGCATCGGCTCCGGCCTGAACGTCCACAGCAGCGACCCCTTGAGCGGCTCGCAAACCTGGGGCATCCCTGCTGGTTTTGATGTCGACAACTTTGTCAGCGCAGCCAAACGCAATTTCGTGACGCTCCAGGACGCCTGGGACCGCTCGGACATCTCTGCCCTGCGCGCCATGATGACCGACGCCATGGTGGTCGAGATCCGCAACCAGTTGGCCGAGCGTGAAGCCCAGTTCCCAGGTCAACCCAACAAGACCGAGGTGGTCATGCTCGATGCGCAGCTGTTGGGTATTGAAGAGCAGGCCGATGTCTACATGGCCAGCGTGGAATTCAACGGCATGATCCGCGAAGACGCATCTTCCGGCCCCAGCCCGTTCCGCGAGGTCTGGAACATGACCAAGTCCAAGCAAGGCGGCGGCTGGCTGGTTGCTGGAGTGCAAGCCCTTCAATAA
- the aspS gene encoding aspartate--tRNA ligase — MSMRSHYCGLVTEALTGQAVSLCGWVNRRRDHGGVIFIDLRDREGYVQVVCDPDRPDMFKVAEEVRNEYCVQIKGIVRARPDGTTNEGLKSGKIEVLCHELIVLNESVTPPFQIDEDNLSETTRLTHRVLDLRRPYMQNNLMLRYKVAMEVRKYLDENGFVDIETPMLTKSTPEGARDYLVPSRVHDGQFFALPQSPQLFKQLLMVAGFDRYYQITKCFRDEDLRADRQPEFTQIDIETSFLTEEEIRDMFQGMIKRVFLKTIGVDLGEFPVMTYQDAMHLYGSDKPDLRVKLQFTEVTDVMADVDFKVFSGAANMKGGRVVALRVPGGSVEGGGISRGEIDAYTEFVKIYGAKGLAYIRVNDLSKGRDGLQSPIVKNIHDTALNAVLERSGAKNGDLIFFGADKEKIVNDAIGALRIKIGHSVFGKANGLFENHWAPLWVVDFPMFEYDDENQRYTAVHHPFTAPKDGHEDWMVTAPEKCISKGYDMVLNGWEMGGGSVRIHRADVQQKVFDALKITPEEAQLKFGFLLDALQYGAPPHGGLAFGLDRIVTLMTGAESIRDVIAFPKTQRAQCLLTQAPSPVDEKQLRELHIRLRNVDAAKAA, encoded by the coding sequence ATGTCCATGCGCTCCCACTATTGCGGTCTGGTGACCGAAGCCCTGACCGGTCAAGCCGTGAGCCTGTGCGGCTGGGTCAACCGCCGCCGTGACCACGGCGGTGTGATCTTCATCGACCTGCGCGACCGCGAAGGTTATGTGCAGGTGGTGTGCGACCCGGACCGCCCCGACATGTTCAAGGTGGCCGAAGAGGTGCGCAACGAATACTGCGTGCAGATCAAAGGCATCGTGCGTGCCCGCCCCGATGGCACCACCAACGAAGGCCTCAAAAGCGGCAAGATCGAGGTGCTGTGCCATGAGCTGATCGTCCTGAACGAGTCGGTCACGCCCCCGTTTCAGATCGACGAAGACAACCTGTCCGAGACGACCCGCCTGACGCACCGCGTGCTGGACCTGCGCCGCCCGTACATGCAAAACAACCTGATGCTGCGCTACAAAGTGGCCATGGAAGTGCGCAAGTACCTAGATGAAAACGGTTTTGTGGACATCGAAACCCCCATGCTCACCAAAAGCACGCCCGAAGGTGCGCGTGATTATCTGGTGCCCAGCCGCGTGCACGATGGCCAGTTTTTTGCCTTGCCCCAGTCGCCCCAGTTGTTCAAACAATTGCTCATGGTGGCGGGCTTCGACCGCTACTACCAGATCACCAAGTGCTTTCGCGACGAAGACTTGCGTGCTGACCGCCAGCCTGAATTCACTCAAATCGATATCGAAACATCGTTCCTGACCGAAGAAGAAATTCGGGACATGTTCCAGGGCATGATCAAACGCGTGTTCCTCAAAACCATCGGCGTGGACCTCGGCGAGTTCCCGGTGATGACTTACCAGGACGCCATGCACCTTTATGGCTCTGACAAGCCCGACCTGCGTGTGAAACTGCAGTTCACAGAGGTCACCGATGTCATGGCAGATGTGGACTTCAAAGTCTTCTCGGGAGCTGCCAACATGAAGGGCGGTCGCGTGGTGGCCTTGCGCGTGCCGGGGGGTTCGGTCGAAGGCGGCGGCATCAGCCGTGGCGAGATCGACGCCTACACCGAGTTCGTCAAGATCTACGGCGCCAAGGGCCTGGCCTACATCCGTGTCAACGACCTGTCCAAGGGTCGTGACGGTCTGCAATCGCCCATTGTCAAAAACATCCACGACACAGCGCTCAACGCCGTCTTGGAGCGTTCGGGTGCAAAGAACGGCGACTTGATTTTCTTTGGTGCCGACAAGGAAAAAATCGTCAACGACGCCATCGGCGCGCTGCGCATCAAGATCGGCCACAGCGTGTTCGGCAAAGCCAACGGTTTGTTCGAAAACCATTGGGCCCCGCTGTGGGTGGTCGACTTTCCGATGTTCGAATACGACGACGAAAACCAGCGCTACACCGCTGTGCACCACCCCTTCACCGCGCCCAAAGATGGCCACGAAGACTGGATGGTCACCGCCCCCGAGAAGTGCATTTCCAAGGGCTACGACATGGTCTTGAACGGCTGGGAAATGGGCGGCGGCTCGGTGCGTATCCACCGTGCTGACGTGCAGCAAAAAGTGTTTGACGCCCTGAAGATCACACCCGAAGAAGCGCAGCTCAAGTTCGGCTTCTTGCTCGACGCCTTGCAATATGGCGCGCCTCCGCACGGCGGTTTGGCCTTCGGTTTGGACCGCATTGTGACCTTGATGACCGGTGCCGAGTCCATCCGCGACGTGATTGCCTTCCCCAAGACCCAACGTGCCCAATGCTTGCTCACGCAAGCTCCGAGCCCGGTGGATGAGAAGCAATTGCGCGAGCTGCACATCCGTTTGCGCAACGTGGACGCTGCCAAAGCTGCCTAA
- a CDS encoding sodium:solute symporter family protein has product MLLTFVIAYLAVTIGIGLLAARRVHGAKDYLVAGRSLPLYMNVATVFATWFGAETVLSVSATFAKDGLNGIPGDPFGATVCLVLAALLFAKLFYRLNLLTIGDFYKVRYGKSVEVLTSVAIVLSYLGWTSAQLTALGLVIHVLSSGVIDLNHAIMMGAAVVLLYTVFGGMWSVAFTDLLQTVVIVVGLMAVALLVGGNAGGFDKVVAQAAADGKFDMFPADMDAAAWWAMAGAFFAFAFGSIPQQDVFQRMTSAKDEKTAVRGTLIGGLMYFVIAFIPLYIAYAALIAHPELKALFDSEDARAIQRILPDLVLGQMPMWAQIMFFGALLSAILSTASGALLAPTATFTENVLKPFVPHMSDRQFLLLLRIILVAFTACALVFAMNSTSTMYEMVQNAYNVTLTGAFVPLVAGAFWQRANTQGALFSVVLGVGTWLVFNFLAPETLVPANLLGLAASIVGMLMGSLTPTVIPNRGQSIASALGHADKSPSGL; this is encoded by the coding sequence GTGCTGCTGACTTTTGTGATCGCTTATTTGGCCGTGACCATCGGCATTGGCTTGTTGGCTGCGCGCCGGGTTCACGGGGCCAAGGATTATCTGGTGGCAGGGCGCAGTTTGCCCCTTTACATGAACGTGGCCACGGTGTTCGCCACCTGGTTCGGGGCTGAGACCGTCTTGTCGGTGTCGGCCACCTTTGCCAAGGATGGCCTCAATGGCATTCCCGGTGACCCGTTTGGTGCCACCGTCTGCCTGGTGCTGGCGGCGCTGTTGTTTGCCAAGCTGTTTTACCGCCTGAACCTGCTGACGATTGGCGACTTTTACAAAGTACGCTATGGCAAGTCGGTCGAGGTGCTGACCAGCGTGGCGATTGTTTTGTCTTACCTGGGCTGGACCTCGGCGCAATTGACGGCACTGGGTCTGGTGATCCATGTGCTGTCGTCTGGGGTCATTGACCTGAACCACGCCATCATGATGGGCGCGGCCGTGGTGTTGTTGTACACCGTCTTTGGTGGCATGTGGTCAGTGGCCTTCACCGACTTGTTGCAGACGGTGGTGATCGTGGTGGGGTTGATGGCAGTGGCCTTGCTGGTGGGCGGCAATGCGGGCGGATTCGACAAAGTGGTGGCACAGGCCGCAGCCGATGGCAAATTCGACATGTTCCCAGCCGATATGGATGCCGCCGCCTGGTGGGCCATGGCGGGTGCTTTTTTTGCATTCGCCTTTGGTTCCATCCCGCAACAGGATGTGTTTCAGCGCATGACCAGTGCCAAGGATGAAAAAACCGCCGTGCGTGGGACACTCATTGGCGGTCTGATGTACTTTGTGATCGCTTTCATTCCCCTGTACATCGCTTACGCGGCGCTGATCGCCCACCCCGAGCTCAAGGCCTTGTTTGACTCGGAAGATGCCCGCGCCATCCAACGCATCCTGCCTGATCTGGTGTTGGGCCAGATGCCCATGTGGGCGCAGATCATGTTTTTTGGTGCCTTGCTCTCGGCCATTTTGTCAACCGCCAGCGGGGCTTTGCTGGCCCCCACGGCCACTTTCACCGAAAACGTGCTCAAGCCTTTTGTGCCCCACATGAGCGACCGCCAGTTCTTGCTGCTCTTGCGCATCATTTTGGTCGCCTTCACGGCTTGCGCCTTGGTGTTCGCCATGAACAGCACCAGCACCATGTACGAGATGGTGCAAAACGCCTACAACGTCACCCTGACCGGGGCTTTTGTGCCGCTGGTGGCGGGCGCTTTTTGGCAGCGCGCCAACACCCAGGGCGCTTTGTTCTCGGTGGTGCTGGGGGTGGGCACTTGGCTGGTGTTCAATTTCCTGGCACCCGAGACCCTGGTACCCGCCAACTTGCTGGGCCTGGCCGCTTCCATTGTTGGTATGTTGATGGGCTCCTTGACCCCCACGGTGATTCCGAACCGAGGGCAGTCCATCGCCAGCGCCTTGGGTCACGCCGATAAATCCCCATCCGGCCTTTGA
- a CDS encoding RNA-binding protein: protein MGNKLYVGNLPYSVRDEDLQQAFGEFGAITSAKVMMERDTGRSKGFGFVEMGSDAEAQAAIAGMNGQSLGGRSITVNEARPMEARPPRSGGFGGGGGGYGGGGRSGGGYGSDRSGGGGYGGGGGGRGGY, encoded by the coding sequence ATGGGCAATAAACTTTACGTCGGCAACCTGCCGTACAGTGTTCGCGACGAAGACCTGCAACAGGCTTTCGGAGAATTCGGCGCCATCACCAGCGCCAAAGTCATGATGGAACGCGACACTGGTCGCTCCAAAGGTTTCGGCTTTGTCGAAATGGGCAGCGATGCTGAAGCCCAAGCCGCTATCGCTGGCATGAATGGCCAGTCTTTGGGTGGTCGCAGCATCACTGTGAACGAAGCCCGTCCGATGGAGGCACGTCCTCCCCGTTCCGGTGGTTTCGGCGGCGGCGGCGGCGGTTACGGCGGTGGCGGTCGCTCCGGCGGCGGCTACGGCAGCGATCGCTCCGGCGGTGGCGGCTACGGCGGTGGCGGCGGCGGCCGCGGCGGCTACTGA
- the ubiB gene encoding ubiquinone biosynthesis regulatory protein kinase UbiB — protein MMRWGRLGRGAFIIFIVLRYGLDELVLSSFQKPWIRLLARVLSVGRDLRSPRAVRLREALERLGPIFVKFGQVLSTRRDLLAPDIAEELAKLQDRVPPFSSAIAVASIERAFNRKVDDIFETFEREPVASASIAQVHFATLRGKGGVVRAVAIKVLRPGMLPVIDKDISLMRMMAGWVESLSTDGKRLKPREVVAEFDKYLHDELDLVREAANAAQLRRNMQGLDLVLIPEMIWDFCHPEVIVMERMHGVPISQVDRLRAAGVDIPKLARDGVTLFFTQVFRDGFFHADMHPGNIQVSLASETFGRYISLDFGIVGTLTEYDKEYLAQNFTAFFRRDYKRVAELHIESGWVPPETRVDELESAIRAVCEPYFDRPLKEISLGMVLMRLFQTSRRFQVEIQPQLVLLQKTLLNIEGLGRDLDPELDLWSTAKPFLEKWMLAQIGPKKLWEELKSQAPLYAKLLPQLPRLLHGYLQQPQKNDTRQIEQLLAEQRRTNKLLQTLIYAGLGFVFSLLVMQVGMHLHLFS, from the coding sequence ATGATGCGCTGGGGCCGTCTCGGGCGCGGTGCCTTCATCATTTTCATCGTCTTGCGCTATGGCCTGGACGAGCTGGTGCTCTCCAGTTTTCAAAAGCCCTGGATTCGCCTGCTGGCCCGTGTGCTTTCGGTAGGTCGTGACCTGCGCTCGCCCCGGGCGGTGCGTCTGCGTGAAGCGCTCGAACGCCTGGGCCCGATTTTTGTGAAATTCGGCCAGGTGTTGTCCACGCGTCGTGACTTGCTGGCGCCCGATATCGCAGAGGAGTTGGCCAAGCTGCAAGACCGGGTCCCGCCTTTCAGCTCGGCCATCGCGGTGGCGTCGATCGAGCGGGCTTTCAACCGCAAGGTGGATGACATTTTCGAGACTTTTGAGCGCGAGCCTGTGGCCAGTGCTTCGATCGCGCAAGTCCACTTTGCCACTTTGCGCGGCAAAGGGGGCGTGGTGCGCGCGGTGGCGATCAAGGTCTTGCGCCCAGGGATGCTGCCCGTCATTGACAAAGACATCAGCCTCATGCGCATGATGGCTGGTTGGGTGGAGAGTCTGAGCACTGATGGCAAACGACTCAAGCCTCGCGAGGTGGTGGCTGAGTTTGACAAATACCTGCACGACGAGCTGGACCTGGTGCGCGAAGCGGCCAACGCCGCGCAGTTGCGCCGCAACATGCAAGGGCTTGATCTGGTGCTGATCCCCGAGATGATCTGGGACTTTTGCCACCCGGAGGTCATCGTCATGGAGCGCATGCATGGCGTGCCCATCAGCCAGGTGGACCGCTTGCGTGCAGCGGGCGTGGACATTCCCAAACTGGCCCGCGATGGCGTAACCTTGTTTTTCACGCAGGTGTTTCGCGATGGCTTTTTCCACGCCGACATGCACCCCGGCAACATCCAGGTTAGCTTGGCGTCGGAGACCTTCGGCCGCTACATCTCGCTGGACTTCGGCATCGTGGGCACGCTCACCGAGTACGACAAGGAATATCTGGCGCAAAACTTCACCGCGTTTTTCCGCCGTGACTACAAGCGCGTGGCCGAGCTGCACATCGAGTCCGGCTGGGTACCGCCTGAGACGCGGGTGGATGAGCTGGAGTCGGCCATCCGTGCGGTGTGCGAGCCTTACTTCGACCGCCCGCTCAAGGAAATTTCGCTGGGCATGGTGCTGATGCGCCTGTTCCAGACCTCGCGCCGCTTTCAGGTCGAGATCCAGCCGCAACTGGTGTTGCTGCAAAAGACCCTGCTCAACATCGAGGGCCTCGGTCGCGACTTGGACCCCGAGCTGGACCTGTGGAGCACGGCCAAGCCTTTCCTCGAAAAATGGATGCTGGCGCAAATCGGTCCCAAAAAGCTGTGGGAAGAACTCAAGTCGCAGGCGCCGCTCTACGCCAAACTGCTGCCGCAGTTGCCTCGCTTGCTGCACGGCTATTTGCAGCAGCCGCAGAAAAACGACACGCGGCAGATCGAGCAGTTGTTGGCCGAGCAACGCCGAACCAACAAATTACTGCAAACCCTAATTTACGCCGGGCTGGGCTTTGTGTTCTCCTTGCTCGTTATGCAGGTGGGCATGCACCTGCATCTTTTTTCATAA
- the ugpB gene encoding sn-glycerol-3-phosphate ABC transporter substrate-binding protein UgpB, whose amino-acid sequence MTALALGLASLSAQAQTEIQWWHSMGGALGEWVNDHAKDFNASQTQYKVVPTFKGSYDESMTAAIAAFRAGNAPHILQVFEVGTATMMASKGAIVPVGKVMADAGVKFEPKNYVPAVAGYYTAPNGQMLSFPFNSSTTVFHYNKDAFKAAGLDTEKPPKTWPEVALAAAKLKASGHKCPFTTSWVSWTQLESFSAWHNTEFATKGNGMRGIDARLNFNSPLHVRHIENLANMSKTGLFVYKGRGNAADAVFVSGECAMTTGSSALYGNIKRNAKFASGISTLPYYPDVTGAPQNTVIGGASLWVMSGKKAEEYKGVAQFFAHLSKPEVDARSHQRTGYLPLTPASFEMTEKSGFYKQNPGTDVSVEQMIRKTTEKSRGIRLGNFVQIRTINDEELEQVWAGKKGPKEALDAAVKRGNEQLERFQKANK is encoded by the coding sequence ATCACCGCCCTGGCCTTGGGCCTGGCCAGTCTGTCGGCCCAAGCCCAAACCGAAATTCAATGGTGGCACTCCATGGGCGGCGCCTTGGGCGAATGGGTCAACGACCACGCCAAAGACTTCAATGCCAGTCAGACACAGTACAAAGTTGTGCCCACGTTCAAGGGCAGCTACGACGAATCCATGACGGCGGCCATCGCCGCCTTCCGTGCGGGCAACGCCCCGCACATTCTGCAGGTGTTTGAAGTGGGCACCGCCACCATGATGGCCAGCAAAGGCGCCATCGTGCCTGTAGGCAAAGTGATGGCTGACGCTGGCGTCAAGTTCGAGCCTAAAAACTACGTGCCTGCAGTAGCTGGCTACTACACGGCCCCTAACGGCCAGATGCTGAGCTTTCCTTTCAACAGTTCCACCACGGTCTTTCACTACAACAAAGATGCCTTCAAGGCTGCGGGCCTTGACACTGAAAAACCACCCAAAACCTGGCCTGAAGTCGCGCTGGCGGCTGCCAAGCTCAAGGCCTCGGGTCACAAGTGCCCTTTCACCACCAGCTGGGTGAGCTGGACACAGCTCGAGAGCTTCTCGGCCTGGCACAACACCGAATTCGCCACCAAGGGCAACGGCATGCGCGGCATCGACGCCCGTCTGAACTTCAACAGCCCCTTGCATGTGCGCCACATCGAGAACCTGGCCAACATGTCCAAAACCGGCTTGTTTGTTTATAAGGGCCGGGGCAACGCGGCCGATGCGGTGTTTGTGTCTGGCGAATGCGCCATGACCACGGGTAGCTCTGCGCTGTATGGCAACATCAAGCGCAACGCCAAGTTCGCCAGTGGCATCAGCACCTTGCCTTACTACCCCGATGTGACCGGTGCGCCGCAAAACACCGTGATTGGCGGCGCCAGCCTTTGGGTGATGTCGGGCAAGAAGGCCGAGGAATACAAGGGCGTGGCCCAGTTCTTCGCCCACCTGTCCAAGCCCGAAGTCGATGCCCGCAGCCACCAGCGTACGGGCTACCTGCCTTTGACACCCGCCTCGTTTGAAATGACCGAGAAATCGGGCTTCTACAAGCAAAACCCTGGCACCGATGTGTCGGTGGAGCAGATGATCCGCAAGACCACTGAAAAGTCACGCGGCATCCGCTTGGGCAACTTTGTGCAGATCCGCACCATCAACGACGAAGAGCTCGAACAGGTCTGGGCTGGTAAAAAAGGCCCCAAAGAAGCGCTGGACGCCGCGGTCAAGCGTGGCAACGAGCAACTCGAGCGCTTCCAAAAAGCCAACAAGTGA
- a CDS encoding DUF971 domain-containing protein, whose amino-acid sequence MAGLKKDMPHPESLTLHGQTRVLEIGFSDGAQFRIPFELMRVYSPSAEVQGHGPGQEVLQTGKREVGIAEIEPVGNYAVKPTFTDGHESGLFTWEYLYFLGDQEAALWKQYEDRLQAAGMSRDAPMIEASAGGSCGHKH is encoded by the coding sequence ATGGCCGGATTGAAAAAAGACATGCCCCACCCCGAGTCGCTGACCCTGCACGGTCAGACCCGGGTGCTGGAGATCGGGTTTTCCGACGGGGCGCAGTTCCGCATCCCGTTTGAGTTGATGCGCGTGTATTCGCCCTCGGCCGAGGTGCAAGGCCATGGCCCCGGCCAGGAAGTGCTGCAGACCGGCAAGCGCGAGGTCGGCATTGCCGAGATCGAGCCTGTGGGCAATTACGCCGTGAAACCCACCTTCACGGATGGGCACGAATCGGGCCTGTTCACCTGGGAATACCTGTACTTTCTGGGCGACCAAGAGGCCGCTCTCTGGAAACAGTACGAAGACCGCCTGCAAGCCGCGGGCATGAGCCGGGACGCGCCCATGATCGAAGCCTCAGCGGGTGGCAGTTGCGGTCACAAGCATTGA
- the ubiE gene encoding bifunctional demethylmenaquinone methyltransferase/2-methoxy-6-polyprenyl-1,4-benzoquinol methylase UbiE, translating into MSSTHFGFKTVDETEKAKHVRGVFDSVASKYDVMNDLMSMGLHRVWKAYTVQVANLKEGDQVLDIAGGTGDLAMAFAKKVGATGRVVHTDINEAMLSTGRDRLVDHGLALATLVCDAEKLPFPDGHFNVVSVAFGLRNMTHKDVALKEMCRVLKPGGKLLVLEFSKVAKPLEKAYDWYSFKILPNLGKLVAGDADSYRYLAESIRMHPGQQELKTLMKNAGFGHVDFHNLSAGVVALHLGIKC; encoded by the coding sequence ATGAGCAGTACCCACTTCGGTTTCAAAACCGTCGACGAGACCGAAAAAGCCAAGCACGTGCGCGGCGTGTTCGACTCGGTCGCGTCCAAATATGACGTGATGAACGACCTGATGTCCATGGGCCTGCACCGCGTCTGGAAGGCTTACACCGTGCAAGTGGCCAACCTCAAAGAGGGCGATCAGGTGCTGGACATTGCAGGTGGCACGGGTGACTTGGCCATGGCGTTTGCCAAAAAGGTGGGTGCCACCGGCCGCGTGGTGCACACCGACATCAACGAAGCCATGCTCTCCACCGGGCGTGACCGCCTGGTCGACCACGGCTTGGCCTTGGCCACGCTGGTGTGCGATGCCGAGAAGCTGCCCTTTCCAGATGGCCACTTCAACGTGGTCAGCGTGGCCTTTGGCCTGCGCAACATGACGCACAAGGACGTGGCGCTCAAAGAGATGTGCCGCGTGCTCAAGCCGGGGGGCAAGTTGCTGGTGCTGGAGTTTTCCAAGGTGGCCAAGCCCCTTGAAAAAGCCTACGACTGGTACAGCTTCAAGATCCTGCCCAATTTGGGCAAGCTGGTGGCGGGCGATGCCGACAGTTACCGTTACCTGGCCGAATCGATCCGGATGCACCCTGGGCAGCAAGAGCTGAAAACCCTTATGAAAAATGCCGGATTTGGTCATGTGGATTTTCACAATTTGTCTGCGGGGGTGGTAGCCTTGCATTTGGGCATCAAATGTTGA